In Methylovirgula sp., a single genomic region encodes these proteins:
- a CDS encoding LysM peptidoglycan-binding domain-containing protein — protein sequence MRPPQIAALGLGAAVVAVGAGLVWHEYRANAPAPRALSFAAVNPAKPEPRVPATPPPQQTAKVEPAVPEAPVPPPAADLAPTLPQFDTVRVEPSGDTVVAGHGAPGAQVALLANGKPIANEASDGAGNFVIIPTQLAPGNYNLTLRTERPGKPAEVSVQVVTVSVPARGQKNLVVAVAEPGKPTRILADTSALEKPMAPPVPGALQTPSVSFKTAEVDKDGFYATGTATPPGEHLRIYLNGTHIADLAAAADDHWSLTVKRGLSPGHYILRADALDGAQKVSARAEVGFDVPLLTASAAPTQPHSGVTQSDAEPTPAMSAPGSMQQRAEVPPAASTLNDAVVPTLGTATVIHGDSLWRISRKILGHGVRYTLIYEANASQIRDPNLIYPGQVFVVPPQP from the coding sequence ATGAGGCCACCACAAATTGCAGCCCTTGGGCTCGGTGCCGCCGTGGTCGCCGTCGGTGCTGGCCTCGTTTGGCACGAATATCGGGCGAATGCGCCAGCGCCGCGCGCGCTTTCGTTCGCGGCCGTCAACCCCGCGAAGCCTGAGCCGCGGGTTCCCGCGACACCGCCGCCGCAGCAAACCGCAAAAGTCGAGCCGGCGGTGCCGGAAGCGCCGGTGCCACCGCCCGCGGCGGACCTCGCGCCGACCTTGCCGCAGTTTGACACGGTCCGTGTCGAACCTTCGGGCGACACAGTGGTCGCGGGTCATGGCGCGCCCGGTGCGCAGGTCGCGCTGCTCGCCAACGGCAAGCCGATCGCTAACGAAGCCTCGGACGGCGCTGGCAATTTCGTTATCATCCCGACGCAACTGGCGCCGGGGAATTATAATCTGACATTGCGGACCGAGCGGCCCGGCAAACCCGCCGAAGTGTCCGTTCAGGTCGTGACCGTATCCGTGCCGGCCCGTGGCCAGAAAAACCTGGTCGTCGCCGTGGCAGAACCCGGCAAGCCGACGCGAATCCTCGCCGACACGTCCGCACTGGAGAAACCGATGGCACCGCCTGTGCCCGGCGCTCTGCAGACGCCCTCGGTCAGTTTTAAAACGGCCGAAGTCGATAAGGACGGCTTCTACGCCACCGGCACGGCGACACCGCCCGGCGAGCATTTGCGCATTTATCTCAACGGCACCCACATTGCCGATCTCGCCGCCGCGGCTGACGACCATTGGTCGCTGACGGTGAAGCGCGGTCTCTCGCCGGGCCATTATATATTGCGCGCCGATGCTCTGGACGGGGCGCAAAAGGTTAGCGCCCGCGCCGAGGTCGGCTTCGACGTGCCGCTTCTCACGGCCTCGGCGGCACCGACCCAACCGCATAGCGGGGTGACGCAATCCGATGCCGAACCGACGCCCGCCATGTCCGCGCCGGGGTCGATGCAGCAGCGGGCTGAGGTGCCGCCGGCCGCTTCAACCTTGAACGATGCCGTTGTGCCGACCCTCGGAACGGCCACAGTCATTCACGGCGACAGCCTCTGGCGGATCAGCCGGAAAATCCTCGGTCATGGCGTCCGCTATACGTTGATCTATGAGGCCAATGCGTCGCAAATTCGCGATCCGAATCTGATCTATCCCGGTCAGGTTTTCGTGGTGCCGCCGCAGCCCTGA
- a CDS encoding TIGR00730 family Rossman fold protein, translated as MTATIDFQDSPLAAPGNGLIRNVCVYCGSGQGTTPIHVEAATAFGRVLAGAGIGLVYGGGNTGLMGAVARAVLAEGGHVTGIIPQFLSDREVALEAAQRLIVVPDMHTRKRLMFEKADAFVALPGGIGTLEELVEQLTWVQLERHTKPVLIADIGGFWRPLLDVFAHMRTQGFIQAKFEVRYLVAEAVDDILPMLETAAERTAKLGLTKTDIDPRL; from the coding sequence ATGACAGCAACAATCGATTTTCAGGATTCGCCCCTCGCCGCCCCAGGTAACGGTCTCATCCGCAATGTCTGCGTCTATTGCGGTTCGGGGCAAGGGACAACGCCTATTCATGTCGAGGCTGCGACTGCCTTCGGGCGCGTCCTCGCTGGCGCGGGCATTGGCCTCGTGTACGGTGGCGGCAACACCGGGCTGATGGGCGCGGTCGCGCGCGCCGTTCTCGCCGAAGGCGGCCATGTCACCGGCATCATCCCGCAATTCCTATCGGATCGCGAAGTTGCGCTAGAAGCCGCGCAAAGACTGATCGTTGTGCCGGACATGCATACACGCAAACGGCTGATGTTCGAGAAGGCCGACGCTTTCGTCGCGCTGCCGGGCGGCATCGGCACGCTGGAGGAATTGGTCGAGCAATTGACATGGGTACAGCTCGAACGCCACACCAAGCCCGTGCTCATCGCCGATATCGGTGGTTTCTGGCGGCCGCTGCTCGACGTTTTCGCCCATATGCGGACGCAAGGCTTTATCCAGGCGAAATTCGAAGTGCGCTATCTCGTGGCCGAAGCGGTCGACGACATCCTGCCGATGCTCGAAACCGCGGCTGAACGCACGGCCAAACTCGGCCTCACGAAAACCGATATCGATCCGCGCCTGTGA
- the trmFO gene encoding methylenetetrahydrofolate--tRNA-(uracil(54)-C(5))-methyltransferase (FADH(2)-oxidizing) TrmFO: MSRPVHIIGAGLAGSEAAWQIARHGLPVVLHEMRPVRMTGAHQTSDFAELVCSNSFRADDPQTSAIGILHREMRRLDSIILAAADAHKVPAGGALAVDRESFAQHVTRRLASEPNITIVRDEIAGLPPADWDQVIIATGPLTSPALGEAIRTLTGEADLAFFDAIAPIVSRETVDMDKAWFQSRYDRVGPEGDGADYINCPLTREQYEAFIDGLLTGEKVAFKDFEDTPYFDGCLPIEVMAERGRETLRHGPMKPFGLTNPHEPDKKAYAVVQLRQDNKLGTLFNMVGFQTKLKHAAQVAVFRTIPGLENANFVRLGGLHRNVFLNSPKVLDAKLRLKAEPRLRFAGQITGCEGYVESAAIGLLAGRLAAAERLGVELESPPPTTALGALVNHITGGHIAVIDAGRASFQPMNVNFGLFPPLDAALKAEDGKRLRGTDKAAAKKRALSARAMADLDVWAGAAAQSAAE; the protein is encoded by the coding sequence GTGAGCCGGCCGGTCCACATCATTGGCGCGGGACTCGCAGGCTCGGAAGCCGCTTGGCAGATCGCGCGTCATGGCCTGCCTGTCGTCTTGCACGAAATGCGTCCCGTCCGCATGACGGGAGCGCATCAGACCAGCGATTTTGCCGAACTCGTCTGTTCTAATTCGTTCCGCGCCGACGATCCGCAGACGAGCGCCATCGGTATCCTACATCGCGAGATGCGGCGGCTCGATTCGATCATCCTCGCCGCCGCCGATGCGCATAAAGTGCCCGCCGGCGGCGCGCTTGCGGTTGATCGCGAGAGCTTCGCGCAACACGTCACGCGGCGCCTTGCATCCGAACCCAACATCACGATTGTCCGTGACGAGATCGCAGGCCTGCCCCCGGCGGATTGGGATCAAGTCATCATCGCCACCGGCCCCCTCACCTCGCCGGCTCTCGGCGAAGCAATTCGCACGTTGACGGGTGAAGCCGATCTAGCCTTTTTCGACGCGATCGCACCCATCGTCTCGCGCGAAACGGTCGACATGGACAAGGCATGGTTCCAATCGCGCTATGACCGCGTCGGACCGGAAGGCGACGGCGCCGACTACATCAATTGCCCGCTCACGCGCGAGCAATACGAGGCTTTCATCGACGGTCTGCTGACCGGCGAAAAGGTCGCGTTCAAGGACTTCGAGGATACGCCCTATTTCGACGGCTGCCTGCCCATCGAAGTGATGGCCGAGCGGGGCCGCGAGACACTGCGTCATGGGCCAATGAAGCCATTCGGCCTCACCAATCCGCATGAGCCGGATAAGAAGGCTTACGCCGTCGTGCAATTGCGCCAGGACAACAAGCTCGGCACGTTGTTCAATATGGTCGGCTTCCAGACCAAGCTGAAACATGCCGCGCAGGTCGCCGTCTTCCGCACCATTCCCGGTCTCGAAAACGCGAATTTCGTCCGGCTCGGCGGCCTGCATCGCAACGTGTTCCTCAATTCGCCGAAAGTGCTCGACGCGAAGCTGCGTTTGAAGGCCGAACCCCGGCTGCGTTTTGCTGGCCAGATCACAGGTTGCGAGGGCTATGTGGAAAGCGCCGCGATCGGCCTTCTTGCCGGACGGCTTGCGGCAGCCGAACGCCTCGGCGTCGAACTCGAATCGCCACCGCCGACCACCGCGCTCGGCGCGCTGGTCAATCACATCACCGGCGGCCATATCGCCGTGATCGACGCCGGCCGCGCCTCGTTTCAGCCGATGAATGTCAATTTCGGGCTCTTTCCGCCTTTGGACGCCGCGTTGAAGGCCGAGGACGGCAAACGTCTGCGCGGTACGGATAAAGCCGCCGCGAAGAAACGCGCGTTAAGCGCACGCGCAATGGCAGATCTCGATGTCTGGGCCGGGGCTGCGGCACAAAGCGCCGCAGAATAA